One Nymphaea colorata isolate Beijing-Zhang1983 chromosome 12, ASM883128v2, whole genome shotgun sequence genomic window, ttaaaagaaaataagtaaaacATTTCTACATACTAATTCCTATGCCAATAAAGTACATCTGTTAGGCTATTACACCTTAAAATGTCTTAATAACAATTAACAAATTGTCCTCTCTTCCATACCAAGCCTATCAATCTAATCAGCTATATTATAGCTCTTTAAATTAGATCTTATAGGACATGGTATGATTTGTTTGAGAAAAAGGAATTTGAAACCACGGCAGTTTATTTTTTAGCTTATCTTGtagaaaatgtttttatttagaTGTACTCATTCGAAAAACTTTATCTGGTAGCaatacacaaacaaacaaatagtTATGAAGCACCAATATGTAGGTAACTTTGTGAGACCATGCAGGCAATGGCCCACACAAGCCCGAATCTGTTTTCACAGAGAATTATTATTGATCAATCCCTCACTGGATGAAAATCATCCCAACTAATGCGGTTAGTTTAAGTGGATAGCGGTTTGTAAGAGGCGAAGCCACTCCTTTCTTTTCAAGGGCAGCAACCGGACCAAGTCTACTTCAAGTTTGAGTGGTGTTACGATACACTTTTTAACTAGAGTGTCATGTATGTCACTATTTAAAATTAAGTTCAATCActtatgaaaattatatttcaaggACTTGAGTAGTCTTATGATACATCTTTTAACTAAAGTATCGTGTGTATACCACTGTTTAAAGTCAAGCTCAATATTACTTATGAAATTCTAACTGATAATGCATCATCACCATTCGAATTGaattgaagaaaagaaggggTTCCTTGTAGATCAACTCTTTGTACTCGTAGTTTTGCTCCTCAACTGCTTATTTTTCTGGAGGAATCCTTCAACTGAGGCAGCGCCCAATCTACTCCCTTTTCTAGTCTTTCTTGTTTCagcagttttttctttctttctttcttgggGCTTGTAATGTCGTTTTTTGAGGTCAATGAACGGACGGAGGCGCATCCTCCAGCAATTTGGTTCCCGGTCTATCACGTATGCTTTTATATTCTTTACGACCAGACTTCTTATTACAGTCTGTTGCGTCTGTTGTTATAGGGTCCATTATGGCTTTGTcgaattttagatttttaaaccatggatttaagatctcgATTATCCACTAAACTCATAATATATAGTCAGATGAAGAAGGATTCGACTTAGAATtcataaattatatatgtataagcaACAAATTTATGTTGTAATATGTGCATCCTTCGAAAGGAAAATTCTCTAATCCTGTTTGAATCCGTGGACCTGAAATAACGAGGTCTTAGATTCCAAAATCTCACATAACCTGTGCTATCATATCATAGGCGTTCAAAGGCCATgtgaaaagaaggagaaataAATTGAGAAGGGAAAGATGGATACGTGAGATTAGAACCAAATTCTGCCACAACACAAGATGTCTTATCCCAGGCAACTATACGACCATGTGAAaacttaaaaaggaaaaaaaaacgcaCACGCAACTTTCAAAATCTAGTGATTATAGAAAGACCACTATGTCAATAGGTATTTTACAAAATACTGACAGTTCTAGTTAGACACTTGCATGATTATAGGCTGGAAAGGCTTACCATACCTGGTCTTATTGACAAACCAATTAAAGTCCGATCGTCAGTTCGATTTTCATGTGTAATATTTCTCTAGACTGCAAATGAAAGATGCAACTTAAGTCGTTTATATGGGATGACATCTTGGTGTGCACCCCCCTTCACATGGAGTTCACGAGTATATCGCTCTCACCCAAGTACCGAAACAGTCCTAAAGCATGGGAATAAGGAAAAAAGGGAGAGGCTATCAAGGTATCTCAAAGCACACTCACTTCACTTTGGCTGATTTGGTCTCTATCAAACGAAAATTGTCTCACCAAATTTGATCCAGTGGGCAtgctaaaaaaattaatttagtaCACCTTGAAAAAATGCTTTCTGAATCAAGGATACCCTTAGGAAGTGTACACCttaattaaaacttttttaacTATTAGCACCATGTTTTCATTAACATTCACTTGGGCAACTAATAAAGATGCCTTTGTCCAAAGGATTTGGCATAGCTGGCCAGACTAGTGATAGGTAGAACACTTTAGTTCAATTTTGTTGTAGCTGGACTAGTGACTGGTAGAACACTGTTCTTAGTTCAATTTTGTTGTAGCCAGACTAGGACTAGTGACTGGTACAAGACACTTCCTGGTTTGATTATCTAAGCATAAACTTCCAGCCGAAGCCAACACATCTTCAAACCCTAGGAACAAAAGAACGTAAGAGACTTAGCTTCTACCACAACCCAGGCAGCAGAACACTCACTCGCAGAATACTataaagtgttccataaatctgccCTAAATTTAACACcatttaaaacaaattcatgggACATTCAATAATGTCCttgctgccaaacaaccctGCCAAACAaccttttaaatatattaagttattaaacttatgataaaaaaaaaaactttttacgATATTTCATGTGGTTTAACATGCTAGTAAAGAAGTTTTACCTGAAGTGAAAATTCAGGCAGCCCGTGCCTTGGCATATTCACAAAAGAATGTCTCTCTCTGCAAGCTGAAAATCAATTTCGGAAATGGTTTCACCCCCTccctcactccctctctcttttctccgAGCCTTCCTACTTAGCTTCCACTTATTTCAACAGGTTTCTCGAAGCAAGCGCAGGGAAATAACAGGAGTTCCGCGAAGAGACAATAAGCCtccatggaaaagaaaagctcATGCCACTCCCACCAACCAACGATTCGTATTCATGGGCACATATATGAGCAGGGAAAAATGAACTCCAAAACTAGCCTCATCTCCCAAGGCGCAGAAAGGATTATACATTAGATAGAAACGTTAGGTAGATTCCATTCACTCAGGGCGGGGCTTAAAATTTGTAGTTTAACATCAAGGAACAGGTGAAGTGCTGGACTGCTCCAACAATTTCCAGGACGACTCGATTCTCAGAAGATGCAACTTCTCCACAAAAGTTAGCAAAATCTCTGCCTCTTCTGCTGGCGCAAACACCATGCATATGCTAAGCTCTTGGACTGCTTCTGCATATCTCCTGAACAAATATGAAATGATTGCTAACAGTAGACTCATGTCCTATTTAGACTCTTTGTGGCCTTCCCACTGTCTTGAAAGAGCAGGAACAGAAGGGGGAAATTACCTGCTGTGATAGAGAAGCAAACCATGGTCTCTCCTCAAAGCCCAATTGTCAGGTTGAAGAATCAGCAGCCTTTCAGATGCCATGATAGCCAATCTGAGGTTTAAAACTCAGTAGGTAAAAAGCAGctaatagatgaaaagaaaagaacaacctTCAACTAGGAACTTCTTGAAAATGCAAGAGAAAAGCGTAAGTTGAAAACATGCAATTAGTTGATAATTAGTTAGagctttcttttcttaacaTTGCATGTGTATCACATGATTTTAGAggttaaaaattcaaaaaagaattaAAGGAAGACTATAATCTTACAACAATTAGATTGTGCATCCAAATTTCGGTTGAAATTCACTTGATCATTgagaatcttttttttaaaaaaaaaatcactagaTTAAAATGGCAAAATAAAAGAACTCCTGAACTTATCAGGTAATTTCATAGGAACCTCATGACTGTCATAATTATTTAGTTGCCTGTCTTTTTCCTTTAACCTTAGGCACATCCTGTCACGTTTAATATGTATTTTAGACCCAGATCACATAGCTAAAATAACCTGAACTTTTATTTTCCTATCACATTGTTAAAAGAGGGGGTTGGTTTTGTTAATTGTAGTGGATTTTATTATCTACCATAATAGAAGTTTaaattcagaaagaaaacaCGATTAAGCTAGGACGTATCCTGTGAATGGTGTCCAATCAGGTCCAAAAAGGAACAAAGGTCATGAGATGACTAGTGACAGTGTCTCATGACATGCTGACTTGGTATCTGCATCACATAGCAGCCAACATAAGCACGTATGGACCTGATCATTCACAAACACAGCTGCTGTGAGATCAATACCTGCAGAAAAGTTATTTTGAGTTCCATGATGAAATTATGCTTCAAACTCCTTATCATACAACAGATGGAACTGTCTGTGTTTGCCAAAAAAGCAATATACAAGTAAACAATTTAGGGTGCCTAGGATAGTACTGCATACCTCATATCTTGAGGCCGCAGCAAAGGTGGCCAAGAGCCATCAATACTATAAACAGGTCTGAGTGGAGAAGTCAACATCAATCCGTGATTCATCCTTGAAGCACGTTTCCAGTAAAGCCTCTGTAAAAGGATACCATAAGCAATGATAATGGCAAAAATTAGGTTAATATTGCTATCTCATGAAGACTGTTGTTTTTGTATCATTAGAATTACAATCAAATTCGCCAATGCGATCCCAATGATGTCTCTATTAGTCACGATTTCAAGTCCTAGAAGTGACTTGCTGTCCAAGTCATAGGCCTTTGCTCTAGGATCTTCAACACATTGTCCGTTTATAACAGCAAACAAGCTATGTCCCGTTGAAGCCATGAAAAGCTCCTGCCAACATAGCATTTAGTAATTTCAATACAACATGAAGCAATAAAATGGAACGAGAACAATTCAGAAAAGAGGCCTAAAAACACGGAAGCAAAGAATGGGCCGTAATGTTAAAAGTAACAAAAGTTGGTTAAGCATCACATGAAATGCAATAGCCTCAGCAAATCGAGCCAAGGGCAATGCAAACTAACAAGTCAGATAGGTGGGTCCACAGTACAAGAAACCAGGAACTGAGACTGCTTTAGATATCGTTTTTGACTCTTGACAGAGAATAATACTATTTCTCTGCTTGGAATGTCAAGCAGATCCAGAGTTGAACTCTGAAAGGATTATTAAAGTGATGGCAATGGAAGAAGAGCACATGGACAACCTTTTACCAATATGTGTGGTATGGACAAAATTGAATTTTGCAGCAACCTACCTCCAGGGTCTCGATTTTGGGCCATATCAAAAAATCTTCCCCAACTCGAGCTCCGATCATGTTAACACCTAGTCTTCGACAAATTTCAATGTAGATTATGCTAAGCACGATAGCTGCCAACGATATAAGAACTAGGTAAGCATAACAAGAATAAAGCTCTAACAATTCAGGAATGGATAGCTTTTACGAAAAGCTGATAATGTCAAATTATCAAGCCACTTCACTATCTATCCAAGtaaacagaaaatggaaaagggaaTTACACACAAATAGATATAAGATCATACCGCTGCTAAAACCAGTGCTTAACGCAGTGTGCAAAtaggaaaattttgaatccatcGAAACAGGAAACCTTTTAAATTTCCTTGATTCAAAAAGAACAGCATTGACAGCTTCTAAAACCTGCACCAAATGGCAACCAATATCTCTCGAGATTAATTCTGCTTCTACTTCCTTCGCAATAATGTCCAGTTCATCCAGCCAGCCAGAAATGTTCTTGCCAGCCATAGGAATATCTTCAACACTATTCCATCCACATTTCATTTCAGCTGGAAATGGAGAATCTTCCCGTTCActtgaaagaaaggaagcaTCCATGTCTCGGTTAAAAGAAACGAAAGCTTCATCTTCAGCTGCAATAAGCAACAAGGCCTGCACAAGACGTTGCACCGTTCAGCAATTATGTCTTCCAGGTGCAAAAGATTCTGTAGGATATGATTCATCAAATATATAACCAGTGAAGCCAATAATAGCAAGCAAAATGGTCGTGAGTTTCAATTTCCAGCCATTTTGCCAAAACCCTGCACAGAAATTTCACCaaataatattaaaacataATCAAGTAAATAGATATAGACCTACCATCAGGCTGCCCTTTACTCTATTAAATCCCCAATGTGGAAGGAGAGAGATTCTTCCAACTCTTTCAAACCCTAGGATTTTCATCCAATTCATTACATTTTCCTTCGGAACAGCTCATTCCCTCTGTATTGGAAAAGAGATTCTTCTGACTGATACCTAGGGTTTTCACCaaatcattcattttccttcaaaaagCTCAGCTGTTTGCACTTTAGAAAGCTGGAAGGagtaaaacagaaaaggaaatcaACTTACCATCAAATAATTTATGAAATAACactctttcttaatttttctaaaattgctTGGCATGAAGATAAATTTTAGGGGGTCCTACCTTTTTTGGAATTGAAGCAATGTTGTGAAATCTGAAGAGAGCTTCAGCCTGCTTGCGTGTGGGTTCAATTGATTGAATCAAACAGATTCAAACAGAACTTTTGAAACAGTAAAATGTTACATCAAGAAATTTGTCATAAACATTACTGCAGATAAGCTTTGAAGTGTTTCTAGGGAGATAGTCCCAAAAATACTGAATTAACTTATAGAGAGACCAAAAAGGTGAGGACATGGATTCAAACAGTTTCAAAAGAGAATCCTTAAGGCTTAAAGTCCATTGCCAGTCTAAATTGCATTTCAAGGGAAAAGGATACCAATTCACTTGAAGCTTCTTATTgcctttctctttttgaaaaGTACCTCAGCTATTGGAAAGT contains:
- the LOC116266395 gene encoding uncharacterized protein LOC116266395 isoform X2, which encodes MNWMKILGFERVGRISLLPHWGFNRVKGSLMALLLIAAEDEAFVSFNRDMDASFLSSEREDSPFPAEMKCGWNSVEDIPMAGKNISGWLDELDIIAKEVEAELISRDIGCHLVQVLEAVNAVLFESRKFKRFPVSMDSKFSYLHTALSTGFSSAIVLSIIYIEICRRLGVNMIGARVGEDFLIWPKIETLEELFMASTGHSLFAVINGQCVEDPRAKAYDLDSKSLLGLEIVTNRDIIGIALANLIRLYWKRASRMNHGLMLTSPLRPVYSIDGSWPPLLRPQDMRLAIMASERLLILQPDNWALRRDHGLLLYHSRRYAEAVQELSICMVFAPAEEAEILLTFVEKLHLLRIESSWKLLEQSSTSPVP
- the LOC116266395 gene encoding uncharacterized protein LOC116266395 isoform X1, producing the protein MIVSLLRPMLAACVHPTKEGSLPLSNNTMATPAGEFSSRRRRIVHFRPLAAASAIRDHRQTGNSYAEVLKMARHRFTQEISFTKKDSDISLAKALLLIAAEDEAFVSFNRDMDASFLSSEREDSPFPAEMKCGWNSVEDIPMAGKNISGWLDELDIIAKEVEAELISRDIGCHLVQVLEAVNAVLFESRKFKRFPVSMDSKFSYLHTALSTGFSSAIVLSIIYIEICRRLGVNMIGARVGEDFLIWPKIETLEELFMASTGHSLFAVINGQCVEDPRAKAYDLDSKSLLGLEIVTNRDIIGIALANLIRLYWKRASRMNHGLMLTSPLRPVYSIDGSWPPLLRPQDMRLAIMASERLLILQPDNWALRRDHGLLLYHSRRYAEAVQELSICMVFAPAEEAEILLTFVEKLHLLRIESSWKLLEQSSTSPVP